One Fretibacterium sp. OH1220_COT-178 genomic window carries:
- a CDS encoding ribonuclease HII → MILRSREQSAAGELLSSVRLEPGEVMKRLRALRDSGNGVIVGTDEAGRGPLAGPVVAAAVFMTQEQEKSLLALGLRDSKKMTARGRERIWEAMAELGVLWRAQAASVARIDRENISRASLWAMGRSVLRLRSLLWGDPLCVVVDGLLAVPGLPLRQWLLTSADALVPVVSAASIVAKVLRDRAMTALGTLYPTYGFARNKGYPTAEHRETVARLGPSPIHRRSFCKGFTPVTRTDTEG, encoded by the coding sequence ATGATCCTGCGGAGCCGGGAACAGTCCGCTGCCGGGGAGCTGCTGTCCTCCGTCCGTCTCGAACCCGGCGAGGTCATGAAACGATTGCGCGCGCTCCGGGACTCGGGGAACGGCGTGATCGTAGGGACGGACGAGGCCGGGCGCGGACCTCTGGCGGGTCCCGTCGTCGCAGCCGCCGTCTTTATGACCCAGGAACAGGAAAAGTCCCTTCTGGCCTTGGGGCTGCGGGACTCAAAAAAAATGACGGCCCGGGGAAGGGAGCGCATTTGGGAGGCGATGGCGGAACTCGGCGTGCTTTGGCGCGCCCAGGCCGCAAGCGTGGCGCGCATCGATCGGGAGAACATTTCCCGGGCCTCGCTCTGGGCCATGGGGCGCAGCGTCCTCCGATTGCGCTCCTTGCTGTGGGGCGATCCGCTCTGTGTGGTGGTCGACGGGCTCCTGGCCGTTCCGGGGCTGCCCCTTCGACAGTGGCTCCTGACCTCCGCGGATGCCCTCGTCCCAGTGGTGTCGGCGGCATCCATCGTCGCGAAGGTCCTGCGGGACAGAGCCATGACCGCCCTGGGCACTCTTTATCCGACTTACGGCTTCGCCCGAAACAAGGGATACCCGACCGCCGAGCACCGCGAGACGGTGGCTCGGCTCGGCCCCTCTCCCATACACCGGCGTTCTTTCTGCAAGGGCTTCACACCCGTCACTCGAACCGACACGGAGGGATAG
- a CDS encoding YraN family protein: MTRHLELGRRAEDLAESYLKSLGWRVLDRNVANPYGELDIVAKDDRKELVIAEVRYRTLGEVQSPLDSVGPRKLRTLVNAGRAHMERIGWNGPWRIDLIGVTADRDAREKDWRLEHVRDITAGMDVPS, from the coding sequence ATGACGCGCCACCTGGAACTGGGGCGGCGTGCCGAGGACCTGGCCGAATCTTACCTGAAATCCCTGGGCTGGAGGGTCCTGGATCGCAACGTCGCCAACCCCTACGGGGAGCTGGACATCGTCGCGAAGGACGACCGGAAGGAGTTGGTGATCGCGGAGGTACGCTACCGCACGCTCGGCGAGGTCCAGTCTCCTTTGGACTCCGTCGGCCCCAGGAAACTGCGGACGCTCGTCAACGCGGGGCGGGCCCATATGGAACGGATCGGCTGGAACGGCCCATGGCGTATAGACCTGATCGGGGTGACGGCGGACCGCGACGCCCGGGAGAAGGACTGGCGCCTGGAGCACGTCCGCGACATCACGGCGGGTATGGACGTGCCCTCATGA
- the modB gene encoding molybdate ABC transporter permease subunit yields MDWFPLYNSLRIAAISTVLSFFLGIAAAYHIARLPRSLKGVLDVVLTLPLVLPPTVVGYLLLCLLGPRRPLGSWMLEHFALRLVMNWWSAVFATTVVAFPLMYRTARGAFESFDASLAQAGRTLGLSDTVIFWRIRMPCCRQGLLAGMVLSFARALGEYGATSMIAGYTPGRTATISTTVYQLWRTNNDALALRWVWVNIGISFAVLMAVNLLERRRERGAW; encoded by the coding sequence TTGGACTGGTTCCCGCTCTACAACTCGCTTCGCATCGCCGCGATATCGACGGTGCTCTCGTTCTTTCTGGGCATTGCCGCGGCGTATCACATCGCCCGCCTGCCCCGGTCCCTGAAAGGGGTTCTGGACGTCGTCCTGACCCTTCCTCTGGTGTTGCCGCCCACGGTTGTCGGGTATCTGCTGCTGTGCCTCCTGGGGCCGCGCCGTCCCCTCGGTTCGTGGATGCTGGAGCACTTCGCGCTCCGCCTGGTGATGAACTGGTGGTCGGCCGTTTTCGCCACGACGGTCGTGGCCTTTCCCCTGATGTACCGCACCGCGCGGGGCGCCTTCGAGTCCTTCGATGCCTCCCTGGCCCAGGCGGGACGTACCCTCGGCCTTTCCGACACCGTCATCTTCTGGCGCATCCGCATGCCCTGCTGCAGGCAGGGGCTTCTGGCCGGGATGGTGCTTTCCTTCGCCCGTGCACTCGGCGAGTACGGGGCCACCAGCATGATCGCCGGCTACACCCCGGGGCGGACCGCCACGATCTCCACGACCGTCTATCAGCTCTGGCGGACGAACAACGATGCCCTGGCTCTCCGGTGGGTCTGGGTCAACATCGGCATCTCCTTCGCGGTGCTCATGGCGGTGAACCTCCTGGAACGGCGGCGGGAGAGGGGCGCTTGGTAG
- a CDS encoding YifB family Mg chelatase-like AAA ATPase, translated as MNATLGVTLKGMEAVPVEVEVEMAGGLFAITIVGLPDVAVRESKERVRAALRALGLGLKGRVSVNLAPADIPKEGALLDLPIALCMMRAAGALQSTEPALYMGELALDGRLRRVRGAVPAAFLARKMGLPLYVPRENAEEVALVRGIRAYCAETLGELTAVLRGEAAPTSVPHAAVPHASFAADPDFADVKGQAAARRAAEIAAAGHHNLLLIGSPGSGKTLIARAINGILPPLTDEELVETLLVRSTLGMPVEPGRQRPFRTVHFSASTVSVCGGGSSLRPGEVSLAHRGVLFLDEFTEFRRDLTESLRAPLEDGQIVVSRAAGTVSYPSRVLLILAANPCACGFAGDPVEKCVCSATELDRYRRKLSGPILDRIDLQIAVPRLTPEELLSFSGEAESSAAIRARVVRAREEQQRRWAPFGLSCNAELPEKLVRRHLTLSEESRSYLSGMAGRLKLSGRGISRVLKVARTIADLAGDPAIRTPHLAEALMYRKSSGA; from the coding sequence ATGAACGCCACGCTGGGCGTCACCCTGAAGGGAATGGAGGCCGTGCCCGTAGAGGTCGAGGTCGAGATGGCGGGCGGCCTGTTCGCCATCACCATCGTCGGGCTCCCGGACGTGGCGGTGCGCGAGTCCAAGGAGCGGGTCCGGGCCGCACTGCGGGCCCTGGGACTGGGGCTCAAGGGGCGGGTCTCGGTTAATCTGGCCCCCGCGGACATCCCCAAGGAGGGCGCTTTGCTGGACCTGCCCATCGCCCTGTGCATGATGCGTGCCGCAGGGGCGCTGCAATCCACGGAGCCCGCCCTCTACATGGGCGAGCTGGCGCTGGACGGACGTCTGAGGCGCGTCCGTGGGGCCGTTCCCGCCGCATTTCTTGCACGAAAAATGGGCCTGCCGCTCTACGTCCCGCGCGAGAACGCGGAGGAGGTGGCGCTGGTCCGCGGCATCCGGGCCTACTGCGCGGAGACGTTGGGGGAGCTGACGGCGGTGCTGCGCGGGGAGGCCGCCCCCACGTCGGTGCCGCACGCCGCCGTGCCCCACGCCTCCTTTGCCGCGGACCCCGACTTTGCCGACGTCAAGGGGCAGGCGGCCGCGCGCCGCGCGGCGGAAATAGCCGCTGCCGGACACCACAATCTGCTGCTGATCGGCTCGCCCGGGAGCGGAAAGACCCTGATCGCCCGGGCCATCAACGGCATTCTGCCGCCTCTGACCGACGAGGAGCTGGTCGAGACGCTGCTCGTCCGGAGCACGCTGGGGATGCCGGTGGAGCCGGGCCGACAGCGCCCGTTCCGGACGGTTCACTTCAGCGCGAGCACCGTCTCCGTCTGCGGGGGAGGCAGTTCTTTGAGGCCGGGAGAGGTCTCGCTCGCCCATCGAGGGGTTCTGTTTTTGGACGAATTTACCGAGTTTCGGCGCGACCTCACGGAGAGCCTCCGAGCCCCCCTCGAGGATGGTCAGATCGTCGTCAGCCGCGCGGCCGGGACCGTCTCCTACCCCTCGCGGGTCCTGTTGATCCTCGCCGCGAACCCCTGCGCCTGCGGCTTTGCGGGCGACCCTGTGGAGAAATGCGTCTGCTCCGCGACGGAGCTGGACCGCTACCGTCGCAAGCTCTCCGGCCCCATCCTCGACCGCATCGACCTGCAGATCGCCGTCCCGCGCCTGACGCCCGAGGAGCTGCTCTCCTTCTCCGGGGAGGCCGAGTCCAGCGCGGCCATCCGCGCGCGCGTCGTGCGCGCGCGGGAGGAGCAGCAACGGCGTTGGGCCCCCTTCGGTCTCTCCTGCAACGCCGAGTTGCCCGAGAAGCTGGTCCGGCGCCATCTGACGCTTTCCGAAGAATCCCGGAGCTACCTCTCCGGAATGGCGGGCAGGCTGAAGCTCTCGGGCCGCGGGATCAGCCGGGTACTGAAGGTGGCCCGTACCATCGCCGACCTCGCAGGCGACCCCGCCATCCGGACGCCGCATCTGGCGGAGGCCCTGATGTACCGAAAAAGCTCGGGGGCCTGA
- the moaC gene encoding cyclic pyranopterin monophosphate synthase MoaC — protein sequence MNALTHFNDEGRARMVDVSEKERADRVACAAGVVLMNEDTLRRIEEGRIGKGDVLAVAQVAGVMAAKRTSDLIPMCHPLMLTGVDIAFRPFRSDGRCGVEIACTVRCRERTGVEMEALTGVSVAALTIYDMCKAVQRDIRIDGIRLLTKSGGRSGDYRAEEGAGPCLV from the coding sequence ATGAACGCACTGACGCACTTCAACGACGAAGGACGGGCGCGGATGGTGGACGTCTCGGAGAAGGAGAGGGCCGATCGCGTCGCCTGCGCCGCCGGGGTCGTGCTCATGAACGAGGATACGCTGCGGCGGATCGAGGAGGGACGGATCGGGAAGGGGGATGTGCTGGCCGTGGCCCAGGTCGCGGGGGTCATGGCCGCCAAGCGGACGTCAGACCTGATCCCGATGTGCCATCCCCTCATGCTGACGGGGGTCGACATCGCGTTCCGCCCCTTCAGGTCCGACGGCCGTTGTGGCGTCGAGATCGCCTGTACGGTGCGCTGCCGGGAGCGGACGGGGGTGGAGATGGAGGCCCTGACAGGGGTGTCCGTCGCGGCCCTGACGATCTACGACATGTGCAAGGCTGTGCAGAGGGACATCCGCATTGACGGGATCCGTCTTTTGACGAAGTCCGGGGGCCGCAGCGGGGACTATCGGGCGGAGGAGGGAGCGGGGCCATGCCTCGTGTGA
- the modA gene encoding molybdate ABC transporter substrate-binding protein, producing the protein MKEFAVFAALVLSAFCVAGRATAAEPKELVVFGAASMTETLTRITDLYKKAEPDVKLTFNFDSSGTLKSQIEEGAVCDVFVSASQKQMNQLDIASEKNEKKLDFVLEGTRVNLLENRVVLVVPEGNPAKVTQFKDVGTDAVRLVALGNDDVPVGQYSREIFTNMGLWDGMQKKVTFGSNVKEVAVQVQEGAVDCGVVYATDAASAGLTVVALAPEGTLKTPVVYPAAVVKAGKHPEDAKKFLAFLRTPECAEVFEAVGFTVVR; encoded by the coding sequence ATGAAGGAATTTGCCGTTTTCGCTGCGTTGGTGTTGTCCGCGTTTTGCGTCGCCGGCCGGGCCACGGCTGCGGAGCCTAAGGAGTTGGTGGTGTTCGGAGCGGCCTCCATGACGGAGACCCTCACCAGGATCACCGACCTCTATAAGAAGGCGGAACCCGATGTGAAGCTGACGTTCAACTTCGATTCGTCCGGCACCCTCAAGAGCCAGATCGAGGAGGGGGCCGTCTGCGACGTCTTCGTCTCCGCGTCCCAGAAGCAGATGAACCAGCTGGATATCGCGTCCGAAAAAAACGAGAAGAAGCTGGACTTCGTCCTCGAGGGGACGCGTGTCAACCTGCTGGAGAACCGGGTGGTGCTGGTCGTCCCCGAGGGAAATCCCGCCAAGGTGACGCAGTTCAAGGATGTCGGGACGGACGCGGTGCGTCTGGTCGCCCTGGGGAACGACGACGTGCCCGTGGGGCAGTACTCGCGCGAGATCTTCACCAACATGGGCCTTTGGGACGGGATGCAGAAGAAGGTCACCTTCGGAAGCAACGTCAAGGAGGTTGCCGTTCAGGTCCAGGAGGGGGCGGTGGACTGCGGCGTCGTCTATGCGACGGATGCGGCTTCTGCGGGGCTGACCGTGGTCGCCTTGGCCCCCGAGGGGACGCTCAAGACGCCGGTCGTCTACCCGGCGGCGGTCGTTAAGGCCGGAAAACACCCGGAGGATGCGAAGAAATTCTTGGCGTTCCTGCGGACGCCGGAGTGTGCCGAGGTCTTCGAGGCCGTGGGCTTCACTGTAGTCCGCTGA
- a CDS encoding YlqF/YawG family GTPase — MGRTVWYPGHMARGGRKLAELLEKLDLIVEVRDARAPFSTSAPLVSSFARTKPVMLVLAKKDLAAPERTRLWIRELERGREVWALDLRKERPTGLRKALSARKPGHRELRMAVMGIPNVGKSMLLNALVGKAQARVGGIPGLTREVSWYRSGDLLIVDSPGILDPHAEPGVHRMLSWLGCAKAEVLGGFEAAALDFIRFLRARGLFGPLLKKWEIEERDEPEEWTLERLGRRLGCLVAGGAVDRELSGRRLLDAFSSGKLGAVTLELPGDPLWGDTSPSS, encoded by the coding sequence GTGGGACGGACCGTCTGGTACCCCGGGCACATGGCCCGCGGGGGACGCAAGCTGGCCGAGCTTCTGGAGAAGCTGGATTTGATTGTAGAGGTGCGCGATGCTCGCGCGCCTTTTTCTACATCCGCCCCACTCGTCTCCTCCTTTGCGCGGACAAAACCGGTGATGCTGGTTCTCGCCAAGAAGGATCTGGCGGCCCCCGAGCGGACCCGGCTCTGGATTCGGGAACTGGAGCGCGGGCGGGAGGTCTGGGCTCTCGACCTTCGCAAGGAGAGGCCGACGGGCCTCCGCAAGGCCCTTTCGGCCCGCAAGCCGGGGCATCGGGAGTTGCGGATGGCCGTTATGGGTATACCCAACGTCGGCAAATCGATGCTCCTGAACGCTCTGGTGGGAAAGGCACAGGCGCGCGTCGGCGGGATTCCCGGCCTGACGCGGGAGGTCAGCTGGTACCGCAGCGGCGATCTGTTGATCGTGGATTCGCCCGGCATATTGGACCCTCATGCGGAGCCGGGTGTACACCGCATGCTCTCCTGGCTGGGCTGTGCCAAGGCGGAGGTGCTGGGCGGCTTTGAGGCCGCGGCTCTGGACTTCATCCGCTTCCTGAGGGCACGCGGACTCTTCGGTCCCCTCCTCAAAAAGTGGGAGATCGAGGAACGGGACGAGCCCGAGGAATGGACCCTGGAGCGCCTGGGACGTCGGCTGGGTTGCCTCGTCGCGGGAGGAGCGGTCGACCGGGAGCTTTCCGGACGCCGACTCCTGGATGCCTTTTCGTCCGGAAAGCTGGGGGCGGTCACCCTCGAGCTGCCGGGCGACCCTCTGTGGGGGGATACCTCCCCCTCGTCCTAG
- a CDS encoding RluA family pseudouridine synthase, which yields MDVTAELRGTNIVEGTDVPEGVEERLVAEASGERLDVFLARRLGITRSFAQRLVREGRARCEGRKLKPSFRVAEGMAYGVELPPPETLEIEPEPVEFRVVHEDEDLLVVDKPAGLVVHPAPGHWRGTLVHGLMWRYPDMGPFNNVRRPGIVHRLDATTSGLMVVARRQDAMERLQSGFRERSVEKTYLALVHGTLERTEGTLSGPIGRDPVNRLRMAVVEGGRPALTGYRVLWSHGGVSLVRCALFTGRTHQIRVHLSALGHPLVGDGLYGAPGEPEFARVFLHSWRLAFEHPRTGVPMTFRSCLPGELRGCLRKAIR from the coding sequence ATGGACGTTACAGCGGAGCTTCGAGGGACGAACATTGTCGAGGGGACGGATGTTCCCGAGGGGGTCGAGGAGAGGCTCGTGGCGGAGGCTTCGGGCGAAAGGCTGGACGTTTTCCTCGCGCGCCGGTTGGGCATTACGCGCTCCTTCGCCCAGAGGCTGGTGCGGGAGGGACGTGCCCGGTGCGAGGGGCGGAAGCTGAAACCCTCCTTCAGGGTTGCCGAGGGAATGGCCTACGGCGTGGAGCTGCCCCCCCCGGAGACGCTGGAGATCGAGCCGGAACCGGTCGAATTTCGGGTCGTCCACGAGGACGAGGACCTTCTGGTGGTGGACAAGCCGGCGGGGCTCGTAGTGCATCCGGCGCCGGGCCACTGGCGCGGTACGCTCGTCCATGGGCTGATGTGGCGCTATCCGGACATGGGGCCCTTCAACAACGTGCGACGTCCGGGGATCGTGCACCGGCTGGACGCGACGACCTCCGGGCTCATGGTGGTGGCGCGCCGTCAGGACGCGATGGAGAGGCTTCAGTCGGGTTTCCGTGAGCGCTCCGTGGAGAAGACGTACCTGGCCCTGGTCCATGGCACTCTCGAACGTACCGAGGGGACGCTCTCCGGGCCGATCGGTCGCGACCCCGTCAACCGCTTGCGAATGGCGGTGGTCGAGGGTGGACGTCCCGCCCTCACGGGCTACCGCGTCCTCTGGAGCCACGGGGGGGTCTCGCTGGTGCGTTGCGCGCTCTTCACGGGACGGACGCACCAGATTCGGGTGCATCTCTCGGCCCTGGGACACCCCCTGGTGGGGGACGGGCTCTATGGGGCCCCGGGGGAGCCGGAGTTCGCACGAGTCTTTCTGCACTCCTGGAGGCTGGCCTTCGAGCATCCGAGGACGGGCGTTCCGATGACGTTTCGGTCCTGCCTGCCCGGGGAGCTGCGCGGGTGCCTGCGGAAAGCGATTCGATGA
- a CDS encoding EscU/YscU/HrcU family type III secretion system export apparatus switch protein translates to MNARKRDKAVAVQYDREAMDAPTVVAKGEGFVAHRILELAREAEVPVVEDAALVSALLSLELGEEIPAELYQVVARVLAWVYRLDKGERT, encoded by the coding sequence ATGAACGCCCGAAAACGGGACAAGGCCGTTGCCGTTCAGTACGACCGGGAGGCGATGGACGCCCCGACTGTAGTCGCGAAGGGCGAGGGGTTTGTCGCCCACAGGATTCTGGAGCTGGCCCGGGAGGCGGAGGTCCCGGTCGTCGAGGACGCGGCGCTGGTCTCCGCCCTTCTCTCCCTGGAGCTGGGAGAGGAGATCCCGGCCGAACTTTATCAGGTCGTGGCCCGAGTACTGGCATGGGTCTATCGCCTCGACAAGGGGGAACGGACATGA
- a CDS encoding MOSC domain-containing protein: MPRVTSVNISVAKGTRKNEVPSIRLIRDHGIEGDAHAGNWHRQISMLAEESVDTMRAECAFPLTAGAFAENINTEGIDLKSLPVGTRLRVGEAEVEVSQIGKQCHNDGCAIQRSAGRCVMPTEGIFVVVVRGGVVRKGDPVEILSGGVEVGDGTD; this comes from the coding sequence ATGCCTCGTGTGACGAGCGTCAATATCAGCGTGGCCAAGGGAACCCGCAAGAACGAGGTTCCGTCTATACGTCTGATTCGGGATCACGGCATAGAGGGCGACGCCCATGCGGGAAACTGGCACCGCCAGATCAGCATGTTGGCGGAGGAGAGCGTCGACACCATGCGCGCCGAGTGCGCCTTTCCCTTGACGGCCGGGGCCTTCGCGGAGAACATCAACACCGAGGGGATCGACCTGAAATCGCTTCCCGTCGGCACGCGGCTTCGGGTGGGAGAGGCCGAGGTGGAGGTCTCCCAGATCGGCAAGCAGTGCCATAACGACGGCTGTGCCATACAGAGGTCGGCGGGCCGTTGCGTCATGCCCACCGAGGGAATTTTTGTCGTCGTGGTCCGGGGCGGGGTCGTCCGGAAGGGGGACCCGGTCGAAATTCTGAGTGGTGGGGTGGAGGTCGGAGATGGAACGGATTGA
- a CDS encoding molybdopterin-binding protein — protein sequence MERIEVRDAVGQVLCHDVTRIVKGDNATKTAGFKGARFRKGHVIREEDIPVLLSMGKEHVYVWELGEGMMHEDDAAQRLCALCRNAHMRPTEVREGKIELVAEIDGLFRVDAERLRAVNGVGEMMIATRRGNAHVSAGDRLAGMRAIPLVIEERKLEEARRAAGPEPLLELLPYRLRRVGIVTTGSEVYHGRIVDTFTPVIEEKLERYGMGKVFHRVVDDGLENIAAAVRAARDEGVDLVLCTGGMSVDPDDNTPGAIKASGAEIVSYGAPVLPGAMLLMGYFTDGVPVMGLPGCVMYARTTAFDLVLPLVAAGVRVTREHIASLGEGGLM from the coding sequence ATGGAACGGATTGAGGTTCGTGATGCCGTGGGGCAGGTGCTCTGCCACGACGTCACGAGGATCGTGAAGGGGGACAACGCCACCAAGACCGCCGGATTCAAGGGCGCTCGGTTTCGAAAGGGGCACGTGATTCGGGAGGAGGATATCCCCGTGCTGCTCTCGATGGGCAAGGAGCACGTCTACGTCTGGGAGCTGGGCGAGGGGATGATGCACGAGGACGACGCGGCGCAGCGCCTGTGCGCCCTCTGTCGGAACGCGCACATGCGTCCCACGGAGGTTCGCGAGGGGAAGATCGAGCTGGTGGCGGAGATCGACGGGCTGTTCCGGGTGGACGCGGAGCGTCTTCGTGCGGTCAACGGGGTGGGCGAGATGATGATCGCGACCCGGCGCGGCAACGCCCACGTCTCGGCGGGCGACCGACTGGCCGGGATGCGCGCGATCCCCCTGGTGATCGAGGAGCGCAAGCTGGAGGAGGCCCGCCGTGCTGCGGGGCCCGAGCCGCTGTTGGAGCTTCTGCCCTACCGGCTGAGGCGTGTGGGTATCGTCACCACGGGGAGCGAGGTCTACCACGGAAGAATCGTGGACACCTTCACGCCCGTGATCGAGGAAAAACTGGAGCGTTACGGGATGGGGAAGGTGTTCCATCGCGTGGTGGACGACGGCCTGGAGAACATCGCCGCGGCGGTCCGTGCGGCGCGGGACGAGGGCGTCGACCTCGTCCTCTGCACGGGGGGGATGAGCGTGGATCCGGACGACAACACCCCCGGAGCCATCAAGGCCTCGGGGGCCGAGATCGTCAGCTACGGTGCGCCGGTGCTTCCGGGTGCGATGCTGCTGATGGGATACTTCACAGACGGCGTCCCCGTCATGGGCCTGCCGGGCTGCGTGATGTACGCCAGGACAACGGCCTTCGACCTCGTACTGCCTCTGGTGGCGGCAGGGGTGCGGGTGACGCGCGAACATATCGCCTCCTTGGGCGAGGGCGGCTTGATGTAG
- a CDS encoding Fic family protein, whose product MGILYPTLQDALSVYAKTIAVSGGGACGFIGDGKARFRSVLAFIQDDGYYPTFEKKLTHLFFSLCRDHFFLDGNKRFAIALCTHMLLLNGYVYCAKRFIAKMENVCWHVAAGSIDKELLHAIVVNTIYEELDNEELKLRIIDAIDTRRGESFKLKKTSSDDGEETSR is encoded by the coding sequence ATGGGTATCCTGTACCCTACGCTCCAGGATGCTTTGTCGGTTTATGCCAAGACCATCGCCGTAAGCGGCGGGGGCGCCTGCGGGTTCATCGGCGATGGGAAGGCTCGATTCCGGAGCGTCCTGGCCTTTATTCAGGACGACGGGTACTACCCGACCTTCGAGAAGAAGTTGACGCACCTGTTTTTTTCTCTGTGCCGAGACCATTTCTTTCTGGACGGCAACAAGCGATTTGCCATCGCTTTGTGTACTCACATGCTTCTGCTGAACGGATACGTCTATTGCGCCAAGCGGTTCATCGCGAAAATGGAGAATGTCTGCTGGCATGTAGCGGCTGGTTCGATCGACAAGGAGCTGCTGCACGCGATCGTCGTCAACACGATCTACGAGGAACTCGACAACGAGGAACTCAAGCTGAGGATCATCGATGCCATCGATACGCGTCGAGGAGAATCGTTCAAGCTGAAAAAAACGTCCTCGGACGACGGAGAGGAGACCTCCCGATGA
- the moaA gene encoding GTP 3',8-cyclase MoaA, whose amino-acid sequence MKDAYGRRIDYLRLSVTDLCNYRCIYCMPDSGVPKRDHSEILSVEELVDAAAQAVRCGVRKVRVTGGEPLVRRGILDICRGVASLDVEELCLTTNGSLLSGYAQALRDAGVNRLNISLDTLRPERFVRLTRRGSLSDVMEGVEAASRAGFDRLKFNVVLMGGVNDDEIADFVALTRDRPVEVRFIELMPVGECAGWDRSRFVGAQRVLEVCPGLIPMRRDGVADRYRVPGYAGTVGLIRPLSHKFCGDCNRIRITADGKLKPCLHSGTEIPLKGLRGEALYRAIREGILQKPMQHEMERLGSRSARTMNRIGG is encoded by the coding sequence ATGAAGGATGCCTATGGGCGCAGGATCGATTACCTGCGGCTTTCCGTGACGGATTTGTGCAACTATCGCTGCATCTACTGTATGCCGGATTCGGGTGTTCCCAAAAGGGATCACTCGGAGATCCTGTCGGTGGAGGAGCTTGTGGATGCGGCCGCCCAGGCGGTCCGGTGCGGGGTTCGGAAGGTGCGTGTCACGGGCGGCGAGCCGCTGGTCCGGCGCGGCATTCTGGACATTTGCCGGGGCGTTGCCTCGCTTGACGTGGAGGAGCTCTGCCTGACCACGAACGGCTCTCTTCTGAGCGGATACGCGCAGGCGCTCCGGGATGCCGGGGTCAACCGGCTCAATATCAGCCTCGATACGCTGAGGCCGGAGCGGTTCGTGCGCCTTACCCGGCGCGGTTCTCTGTCCGATGTGATGGAGGGGGTCGAGGCCGCGTCTCGCGCGGGATTCGATCGCCTCAAGTTCAACGTGGTGCTGATGGGAGGCGTCAACGACGACGAGATCGCCGATTTTGTCGCCCTGACCCGGGATCGGCCTGTCGAGGTGCGTTTTATCGAGCTGATGCCGGTGGGGGAGTGCGCCGGGTGGGACCGTTCCCGGTTCGTCGGGGCGCAGAGGGTCCTCGAGGTCTGTCCGGGGCTGATTCCAATGAGGAGGGATGGTGTGGCGGATCGTTACCGCGTTCCGGGATACGCGGGAACGGTGGGGCTGATCCGGCCCCTCAGCCACAAGTTCTGTGGGGATTGCAACCGCATCCGGATCACGGCGGACGGCAAGTTGAAGCCATGCCTCCACTCCGGGACGGAAATCCCGTTGAAGGGGTTGAGGGGCGAGGCTCTGTACCGGGCCATCCGGGAGGGAATCCTGCAGAAGCCCATGCAGCACGAGATGGAGCGCCTGGGCAGCCGGAGTGCACGCACCATGAACAGGATCGGGGGTTGA
- the lepB gene encoding signal peptidase I: MVKPWWRETIETIVWAFALAMVIRTFIVQAFWIPSGSMIPTLEVGDRVLVAKFWNWFFEPSRGTIYVFRYPEDRSRDFVKRIVAVPGDTVDIQEGVVYVNGSPIDEPYVKNRDHYTLRPSRIFPESPFTVPPDSYFAMGDNRPNSQDGRFWGFVPASDIHGPVFFRYWPLSRIGFPR, encoded by the coding sequence GTGGTAAAACCCTGGTGGAGAGAGACTATCGAAACCATAGTCTGGGCGTTTGCCCTCGCAATGGTCATACGTACTTTCATCGTGCAGGCCTTTTGGATCCCCAGCGGTTCCATGATTCCCACACTGGAGGTGGGCGATCGGGTTCTGGTGGCGAAGTTCTGGAACTGGTTCTTCGAGCCCTCGCGGGGAACGATCTACGTCTTTCGATACCCGGAGGACCGCAGCCGGGATTTCGTCAAGCGCATCGTCGCCGTCCCGGGCGACACCGTGGACATTCAAGAAGGGGTCGTCTACGTCAACGGTTCTCCCATCGACGAGCCGTACGTCAAGAATCGGGACCACTACACCCTCCGTCCCAGCCGGATATTTCCCGAGAGTCCCTTCACGGTGCCGCCCGACAGCTATTTCGCCATGGGCGACAACCGGCCCAATTCTCAGGACGGTCGTTTCTGGGGCTTCGTCCCTGCTTCCGACATCCACGGTCCGGTCTTCTTCCGCTACTGGCCCCTGTCCCGAATCGGGTTTCCGCGCTGA